One region of Salvia miltiorrhiza cultivar Shanhuang (shh) chromosome 3, IMPLAD_Smil_shh, whole genome shotgun sequence genomic DNA includes:
- the LOC131015105 gene encoding copalyl diphosphate synthase 2, chloroplastic-like, which produces MTSLFSLNLSRAPATRRRLQLPAEVHLSEFFAVYAWLNSSTKPSPLTFQIQRKHLSKVTECRVASLDGVQVSEKDTPLRTPNEINKKIEDSIEYVKNLLMTSGDGRISVSPYDTSIAALIKDVKGRNAPQFPSCLEWIAQHQMADGSWGDEFFCIYDRIVNTLACVIALKSWNVHAHMIQKGVAYVNENVHKLKDGNLEHMTSGFEIVVPALVQRAKDLGIQGLPYDHPLINEIAITKEGRLKKIPKEMIYQTPTTLLFSLEGLGDLEWERILQLQSGDGSFLTSPSSTAHAFMQTKDAKCLKFIDNAVKNCNGGVPHTYPVDVFARLWAVDRLQRLGISRFFQQEIKYFLDHVNSVWTENGVFSGRDSQFCDIDDTSMGIRLLKMHGYNVDPNALEHFKQQDGKFSCYGGQMIESASPIYNLYRAAQLRFPGEEILEEATKFAFNFLQEKIANNQLQEKWVISHHLIDEIKLGLKMPWYATLPRVEAAYYLRYYAGSDDVWIGKVFYRMPEISNDTYKELAVLDFNRCQAQHQFEWIYMQEWYHRSSVGEFGISKKDLLRAYFLAAATVFEPERTQERLVWAKTQLVSKMIASFVSNETTLSLDQRIALVTQLGHNFDGIDEIISAMKDHALAPTLLTTFQQLLDGFNRYTRHQLKNAWSQWFMKLRQGEANSGEDAELLANTLNICAGLIAFNEDVLLHHEYTTLSTLTNKICKRLSQIKDNKALEVVDGSIKDKELEQDMQALVKLALEENGGGGVDRNIKHTFLSVVKTFYYSAYHDDETTDAHIFKVLFEPVV; this is translated from the exons atgacCTCTTTGTTCAGTCTAAATTTGAGCAGAGCACCGGCTACCCGCCGCAGGTTACAGCTACCGGCAGAGGTTCACCTGTCGGAATTTTTCGCCG TCTATGCATGGCTGAATAGTAGCACCAAACCCTCGCCCTTGACTTTCCAAATTCAACGCAAGCACCTGTCGAAAGTAACCGAATGTCGAG TAGCAAGTCTGGATGGGGTACAAGTGAGTGAAAAAGACACTCCTCTTCGAACTCCCAATGAG atCAACAAAAAGATCGAGGACTCAATCGAGTACGTTAAAAATTTGCTGATGACATCGGGGGACGGGCGAATAAGCGTGTCCCCCTACGACACGTCGATAGCAGCCCTAATCAAGGACGTGAAAGGGCGCAACGCCCCACAGTTTCCGTCGTGCCTCGAGTGGATAGCGCAGCACCAAATGGCGGATGGCTCGTGGGGGGATGAATTCTTCTGCATTTACGATCGGATTGTAAATACATTAGCGTGTGTCATTGCCTTGAAATCATGGAACGTTCACGCTCACATGATCCAAAAAG GAGTGGCATACGTGAATGAGAATGTGCATAAACTCAAAGATGGAAATCTTGAGCACATGACATCGGGGTTCGAAATCGTGGTTCCTGCGCTTGTTCAAAGAGCCAAAGACTTGGGCATCCAAGGCCTGCCCTATGATCATCCTCTCATCAACGAGATTGCTATCACAAAAGAAGGAAGAttgaaaaa GATACCGAAGGAGATGATTTACCAAACGCCGACGACTTTACTATTCAGTTTGGAAGGGCTGGGAGATTTGGAGTGGGAAAGGATACTGCAACTGCAATCAGGCGATGGCTCCTTCCTCACTTCGCCGTCGTCGACGGCGCACGCCTTCATGCAGACCAAAGATGCAAAATGCTTGAAATTCATCGACAACGCCGTCAAGAATTGCAACGGCGGAG TGCCACATACCTATCCAGTCGATGTCTTCGCAAGGCTTTGGGCAGTCGACAGACTACAACGCCTCGGAATTTCCCGTTTCTTTCAACAGGAAATTAAGTATTTCCTAGACCACGTCAACAG CGTTTGGACCGAGAACGGCGTTTTCAGTGGGCGAGATTCGCAATTTTGCGACATTGATGACACGTCTATGGGGATTAGGCTTCTAAAAATGCATGGATACAACGTCGACCCaa ATGCACTCGAACATTTCAAGCAGCAAGATGGTAAATTTTCTTGCTACGGTGGTCAGATGATCGAGTCTGCATCTCCAATATACAATCTCTACAGAGCTGCTCAGCTGCGGTTTCCAGGAGAAGAAATTCTCGAAGAAGCCACCAAATTTGCCTTCAACTTTTTGCAAGAAAAGATAGCCAACAATCAGCTTCAAGAAAAATGGGTGATATCTCATCACTTAATCGATGAG ATAAAGCTCGGGTTGAAGATGCCATGGTACGCCACTCTACCCCGAGTTGAGGCTGCATATTATCTACGATATTATGCTGGCTCTGACGACGTATGGATTGGCAAGGTTTTCTACAG GATGCCAGAAATCAGCAACGACACATACAAAGAGCTCGCCGTATTGGACTTCAACAGATGCCAAGCACAGCATCAGTTCGAATGGATTTACATGCAAGA ATGGTATCACAGAAGCAGTGTTGGTGAATTCGGGATAAGCAAAAAAGATCTACTCCGTGCTTACTTTTTGGCCGCAGCAACCGTATTCGAACCGGAGAGAACACAAGAGAGGCTTGTGTGGGCCAAAACCCAGCTTGTTTCTAAGATGATCGCATCATTTGTTAGCAATGAGACTACACTATCTTTGGATCAAAGGATTGCACTTGTCACACAGCTCGGACATAATTTCGATGGCATCGATGAAATAATTAG TGCTATGAAAGATCATGCACTTGCTCCGACTCTGCTGACAACCTTCCAGCAACTTCTAGACGGTTTCAACAGATACACTCGCCATCAATTGAAAAATGCT TGGAGCCAATGGTTCATGAAACTGCGGCAAGGGGAGGCCAACAGCGGGGAAGACGCGGAGCTCCTAGCAAACACGCTCAACATCTGCGCTGGTCTCATCGCCTTCAACGAAGACGTATTGTTGCACCATGAATACACGACTCTCTCCACCCtcactaacaaaatctgcaagCGGCTCAGCCAAATTAAGGATAATAAG GCGTTGGAAGTTGTGGATGGGAGCATAAAGGATAAGGAGCTGGAACAGGATATGCAGGCGTTGGTGAAGTTAGCGCTTGAAGAgaatggcggcggcggcgtcgaCAGGAACATTAAACACACGTTTTTATCAGTTGTCAAGACTTTCTACTACAGCGCCTACCACGATGATGAGACCACCGATGCTCATATTTTCAAAGTACTTTTTGAACCGGTCGTATGA
- the LOC131015106 gene encoding uncharacterized protein LOC131015106 encodes MSQATTGSNGAARSSKPNKTDQKRRSWSTHEEHVLLASLKELVANGWKSDNGFRGGYLSKLEEAMRKEYPDSDLKGTPHINSKVTTWKKTYYSLWNILKVSGVGFNVNGKHMIDCDDEQWQSFVAADKNVTNFRYKSWPYYEDWKLIFGKDRATGDEAEDLMEAAHEMYQKLSSSPLNDLGDYHVSLDDIFENDLTGDNVSQTPNQQETIPIEQEAPTTSKKRRRSGGFDEKFFEALHEVGRGTESRLETISCRMGYDFDVSKARKEVNAKLSGIPGLSQHDKFVVCNMLAEKTEYLDIFSSLSEDEKGAYVTFLLASKKDK; translated from the exons ATGAGTCAAGCAACAACAG GTAGCAATGGCGCAGCCCGTTCCAGCAAGCCCAACAAGACGGACCAAAAGCGTCGTTCTTGGTCCACTCACGAAGAACATGTGTTGCTCGCCTCGTTGAAAGAACTTGTTGCAAACGGTTGGAAATCCGACAATGGATTTCGAGGCGGGTATTTGAGCAAACTCGAGGAGGCCATGAGGAAGGAGTACCCCGACTCTGATTTGAAGGGAACGCCCCACATCAACTCGAAGGTGACAACATGGAAGAAAACATATTATTCACTTTGGAACATTCTCAAAGTTAGCGGGGTTGGCTTCAATGTCAACGGCAAGCATATGATTGACTGCGATGACGAGCAGTGGCAAAGCTTTGTGGCT GCTGATAAGAATGTGACTAATTTTCGTTACAAGAGTTGGCCGTATTACGAGGATTGGAAGCTGATCTTTGGCAAGGATAGGGCAACGGGCGATGAGGCGGAGGACCTAATGGAGGCGGCGCATGAGATGTATCAAAAGTTGAGTAGCAGCCCGCTCAACGATCTTGGAGATTACCACGTCTCCCTCGACGACATATTTGAGAATGACTTGACCGGGGACAATGTAAGTCAAACCCCCAATCAACAAGAAACCATACCGATTGAACAAGAGGCTCCAACAACAAGCAAGAAAAGGCGCCGTAGTGGAGGTTTCGATGAGAAGTTTTTTGAGGCGTTGCATGAGGTCGGGCGGGGCACGGAGTCACGACTTGAGACTATATCATGTCGAATGGGGTACGACTTCGACGTATCAAAGGCGCGCAAAGAAGTGAATGCCAAGTTGAGTGGCATACCCGGGCTCTCACAACATGATAAGTTTGTTGTATGCAATATGCTTGCGGAGAAAACGGAGTATCTCGATATCTTTTCTAGCCTATCCGAGGATGAGAAGGGAGCATATGTCACGTTCCTTCTTGCTTCGAAGAAGGACAAGTGA
- the LOC131015107 gene encoding uncharacterized protein LOC131015107: MFPPVGSQSLFLYPCKWDGEKDKMLLVSLIEKIDECRPTPPHLSPHALIEAMLKLNTQMGADVSLSEVEGRVAFLHDRYVCFKWLCKVKETQYDHGTNSVHAVDEVWQRLFKENPLSRAYYHEGEPAFLLLCNLFGIHDMKNENSHTLIIIEDSTTVDKHDNSSDDEVTSPVPKPVARKLFVDDASSSVSPSIPNPIKVNRGTPWMTLKNKFKRRENQPTKRNEDGSSCASSSPFK, translated from the exons ATGTTCCCACCTGTTGGCTCGCAATCTCTTTTCCTCTATCCTTGCAAGTGGGATGGGGAGAAGGATAAAATGCTACTAGTCTCTTTAATTGAGAAGATTGACGAATGTAGGCCAACACCACCCCACTTATCGCCACATGCGCTCATCGAAGCGATGTTGAAGCTAAACACACAAATGGGAGCGGACGTCTCGTTGAGTGAAGTTGAGGGGCGAGTTGCCTTTCTACATGATCGTTACGTATGCTTCAAATGGTTGTGTAAGGTGAAGGAGACGCAATACGATCATGGAACCAATTCTGTTCACGCCGTCGACGAAGTGTGGCAACGATTGTTTAAG GAAAACCCCTTGTCTCGAGCTTATTATCATGAAGGTGAGCCGGCGTTCTTACTACTTTGCAATTTGTTTGGGATTCATGATATGAAGAATGAGAATTCCCATACATTAATCATCATTGAGGACTCCACTACCGTCGACAAACATGACAACTCTAGCGACGACGAGGTCACTTCGCCGGTGCCCAAACCCGTGGCGAGAAAGCTTTTCGTCGATGATGCTAGTTCAAGCGTATCACCGTCCATTCCAAATCCGATTAAGGTCAACCGTGGTACTCCGTGGATGACgctaaaaaataaattcaaacgGCGAGAAAATCAACCCACCAAAAGAAACGAGGACGGAAGTTCTTGCGCCTCATCTTCTCCGTTCAAGTAG
- the LOC131019093 gene encoding uncharacterized protein LOC131019093, producing the protein MQGYLVAGNGKIRNLGRRPRCPRRRLEQHLGKKGYLVAGNGKIRNLGRRPRCPRRRLEQHLEKKISTLLLISLSGAFRGGDNRLRSISKTFSSLWACESSCISGAIIRLHDLFLSKPEAVPADCSDPRWRWFKGCLGALDGTYVSVTVGNEDKPRYRTRKGQISTNVLGVCDRHCNFSYVLAGWEGSAADSRVLRDAIRRPHGLKVPRGKYYLCDNGYANSEGFLTPFKGVRYHLKEWGPNNARPQNKEELFNLRHSKARNAIERAFGILKMRWGILRSPSFYPIRVQNRIIMACFLINNFIRKEMPIDPIEEQLDAMPPQNGAMLEEAPDEFVEQVESSPQWQEARNALAESMWLQYINNN; encoded by the exons ATGCAA GGTTATCTCGTCGCCGGCAACGGAAAGATTAGAAATTTGGGTCGCCGGCCTCGTTGTCCTCGTCGTAGGCTCGAGCAGCATCTGGGAAAGAAG GGTTATCTCGTCGCCGGCAACGGAAAGATTAGAAATTTGGGTCGCCGGCCTCGTTGTCCTCGTCGTAGGCTCGAGCAGCATCTGGAAAAGAAG ATTTCAACTCTTTTGCTGATTTCCCTCTCTGGTGCTTTTCGCGGCGGCGACAACAGGCTTCGGTCGATTTCAAAAACCTTCTCATCGTTGTGGGCTTGTGAATCATCTTGTATTTCAG GGGCTATTATACGACTTCATGACCTATTCTTGTCCAAGCCAGAGGCTGTTCCCGCGGATTGTAGCGATCCACGGTGGCGTTGGTTTAAG GGCTGTTTAGGTGCGTTAGACGGCACGTATGTGAGTGTCACGGTAGGAAATGAGGACAAACCCCGTTATAGAACAAGGAAGGGGCAAATTTCAACCAATGTGTTAGGTGTTTGTGATCGTCATTGTAATTTCAGTTACGTCTTGGCCGGTTGGGAAGGTTCGGCTGCAGACTCTAGGGTCTTACGAGATGCAATTAGAAGACCTCACGGCCTTAAGGTCCCAAGGg GGAAGTATTATTTGTGTGATAATGGATACGCGAATAGCGAAGGCTTCCTAACGCCGTTCAAAGGCGTTAGGTACCATTTGAAAGAATGGGGACCGAACAATGCACGACCTCAAAATAAAGAAGAACTTTTTAATTTGAGACATAGTAAAGCGAGGAACGCCATAGAGAGAGCTTTTGGGATATTGAAGATGAGATGGGGTATCCTTAGATCACCTTCTTTTTATCCGATTCGAGTGCAAAATCGAATTATCATGGCATGTTTTTTAATCAACAACTTCATTCGAAAGGAAATGCCCATAGACCCCATTGAAGAACAATTAGATGCCATGCCCCCACAAAACGGTGCAATGCTAGAAGAGGCACCCGATGAATTCGTTGAACAAGTCGAAAGTTCCCCTCAATGGCAAGAAGCGAGAAATGCCTTAGCCGAATCGATGTGGTTGCAATATATCAATAACAACTAG
- the LOC131015108 gene encoding LOW QUALITY PROTEIN: ferruginol synthase-like (The sequence of the model RefSeq protein was modified relative to this genomic sequence to represent the inferred CDS: deleted 1 base in 1 codon), whose translation MESSPLLAALFFIAATITFLSFRRRRNLPPGPFPYPIVGNMLQLGANPHQVFAKLSKRYGPLMSIHLGSLYTVIVSSPEMAKEILHRHGQVFSGRTIAQAVHACDHDKISMGFLPVASEWRDMRKICKEQMFSNQSMEASQGLRRQKLQQLLDHVQKCSDSGRAVDIREAAFITTLNLMSATLFSSQATEFDSKATMEFKEIIEGVATIVGVPNFADYFPILRPFDPQGVKRRADVFFGKLLAKIEGYLTERLESKRANPNAPKKDDFLEIVVDIIQANEFKLKTHHFTHLMLDLFVGGSDTNTTSIEWAMSELVMNPDKMARLKAELKSVAGDEKIVDESAMPKLPYLQAVIKEVMRIHPPGPLLLPRKAESDQEVNGYLIPKGTQILINAYAIGRDPSIWTDPETFDPERFLDNKIDFKGQDYELLPFGSGRRVCPGMPLATRILHMATATLVHNFDWKLEDDSTAAADHAGELFGVAVRRAVPLRIMPIVKS comes from the exons ATGGAGTCCTCTCCTCTCCTCGCCGCGCTCTTCTTCATCGCCGCGACGATAACATTCCTCTCCTTCCGGCGCCGGAGGAACCTCCCTCCGGGGCCGTTCCCCTACCCGATCGTCGGAAACATGCTGCAACTCGGCGCCAACCCTCACCAGGTGTTCGCGAAGCTCTCAAAGAGATACGGCCCGCTGATGTCGATCCATCTCGGCAGCCTCTACACCGTGATCGTCTCCTCCCCGGAGATGGCGAAGGAGATCCTCCACAGGCACGGGCAGGTCTTCTCCGGCCGCACCATCGCGCAGGCGGTGCACGCGTGCGACCACGACAAGATCTCCATGGGGTTCCTCCCCGTGGCCAGCGAGTGGCGCGACATGCGCAAGATATGCAAGGAGCAGATGTTCTCCAACCAGAGCATGGAGGCCAGCCAGGGCCTCCGCCGCCAGAAGCTGCAGCAGCTGCTCGACCACGTCCAGAAATGCTCCGACAGCGGCCGCGCGGTCGACATCCGCGAGGCCGCCTTCATCACCACGCTCAACCTCATGTCGGCCACGCTCTTCTCCTCGCAGGCCACCGAGTTCGACTCCAAGGCCACCATGGAGTTCAAGGAGATCATCGAGGGCGTCGCCACCATCGTCGGCGTGCCCAACTTCGCCGACTACTTCCCCATCCTCCGCCCCTTCGACCCGCAGGGGGTCAAGCGCAGGGCGGATGTTTTCTTCGGCAAATTGCTCGCCAAAATCGAAGGGTATCTC ACTGAGAGGCTCGAATCGAAGAGGGCCAATCCCAATGCGCCAAAGAAGGATGACTTTTTGGAGATAGTGGTTGATATTATTCAGGCCAACGAGTTCAAGTTGAAGACGCATCACTTCACCCATCTCATGCTG GACTTGTTCGTGGGAGGATCAGACACGAACACGACCTCGATCGAGTGGGCCATGTCGGAGCTAGTGATGAACCCGGACAAGATGGCTCGACTGAAGGCGGAGCTGAAGAGCGTGGCCGGAGACGAGAAGATCGTGGATGAGTCGGCGATGCCGAAGCTGCCGTACCTGCAAGCGGTGATAAAGGAGGTGATGCGGATCCACCCGCCGGGCCCACTGCTCCTCCCTCGCAAAGCGGAGAGCGATCAGGAGGTGAACGGCTATCTCATCCCCAAGGGAACTCAGATACTCATCAACGCGTATGCGATAGGGAGGGATCCGAGTATCTGGACCGACCCGGAGACGTTCGACCCGGAACGCTTCCTCGATAACAAGATAGACTTCAAGGGCCAGGATTACGAGCTCCTTCCGTTCGGGTCGGGTAGACGGGTCTGCCCCGGCATGCCGCTCGCGACCCGGATCCTGCACATGGCTACGGCGACTCTGGTTCATAACTTCGACTGGAAACTGGAAGATGactccacggcggccgccgatCACGCCGGCGAGTTGTTTGGGGTGGCCGTGCGCAGGGCAGTTCCGCTTAGGATTATGCCAATAGTTAAATCTTAG
- the LOC131015109 gene encoding LOW QUALITY PROTEIN: sugiol synthase-like (The sequence of the model RefSeq protein was modified relative to this genomic sequence to represent the inferred CDS: deleted 1 base in 1 codon) has protein sequence MDTFPLLAALFFIGAATWFISSRRRRNLPPGPFPYPIVGNMLQLGAQPHETFAKLSKKYGPLMSVHLGSLYTVIVSSPEMAKEIMLKYGTVFSGRTVAQAVHACDHDKISMGFLPIGAEWRDMRKICKEQMFSHQSMEDSQGLRKQKLQQLLDHAHRCSEQGRAIDIREAAFITTLNLMSATLFSMQATEFDSKVTMEFKEIIEGVASIVGVPNFADYFPILRPFDPQGVKRRADVYFGRLLALIEGYLNDRIQFRKANPDAPKKDDFLETLVDILNSNDNKLKTDHLLHLMLDLFVGGSETSTTEIEWIMEELVAHPDKMAKVKAELKSVMGDEKVVDESLMPRLPYLQAVVKESMRLHPPGPLLLPRKAESDQVVNGYLIPKGTQVLINAWAMGRDSTIWNNPDAFQPERFLDNKIDFKGQDYELIPFGSGRRVCPGMPLANRMLHTVTATLVHNFDWKLERPDAPLAEHQGVLFGFAVRRAVPLRIVPYKA, from the exons atGGATACTTTTCCTCTTCTGGCTGCACTCTTTTTCATCGGCGCCGCAACATGGTTTATCTCCTCCCGGCGGCGGAGGAACCTCCCACCGGGGCCATTCCCGTATCCGATCGTCGGAAACATGCTGCAGCTGGGGGCCCAACCCCACGAGACATTCGCCAAACTGTCAAAGAAATACGGCCCGCTGATGTCGGTCCATCTCGGCAGCCTGTACACCGTGATCGTGTCCTCGCCGGAGATGGCGAAAGAGATCATGCTGAAATACGGGACGGTGTTCTCCGGCAGAACGGTGGCGCAGGCGGTGCACGCGTGCGACCACGACAAGATCTCGATGGGGTTCCTCCCGATCGGGGCGGAGTGGCGCGACATGCGCAAGATATGCAAAGAGCAGATGTTCTCGCACCAGAGCATGGAAGACAGCCAGGGCCTCCGCAAGCAGAAGCTGCAGCAGCTGCTCGACCACGCCCACAGATGCTCCGAGCAGGGCCGCGCCATCGAC ATCCGCGAGGCCGCCTTCATCACCACCCTCAACCTCATGTCCGCCACCCTCTTCTCCATGCAGGCCACCGAGTTCGACTCCAAGGTCACCATGGAGTTCAAGGAGATCATCGAGGGCGTCGCCAGCATCGTCGGCGTCCCCAACTTCGCCGACTACTTCCCCATCCTCCGCCCCTTCGACCCGCAGGGGGTCAAGCGCAGGGCCGACGTCTACTTCGGCAGACTGCTCGCTCTAATCGAGGGCTATCTCAACGACAGAATCCAATTCAGAAAGGCCAACCCCGACGCCCCCAAGAAGGATGACTTCCTCGAGACGCTCGTCGATATTCTCAACTCCAACGACAACAAGCTCAAGACCGATCACCTCCTGCATCTCATGCTCGACCTCTTCGTCGGGGGTTCGGAGACGAGCACCACCGAGATCGAGTGGATCATGGAGGAGCTCGTGGCGCACCCGGACAAGATGGCCAAGGTGAAGGCGGAGCTGAAGAGCGTGATGGGGGATGAGAAGGTGGTGGACGAGTCGCTCATGCCCAGGCTGCCGTATCTGCAAGCGGTCGTCAAGGAATCCATGCGGCTGCACCCGCCGGGCCCACTCCTTCTTCCTCGCAAGGCGGAGAGCGATCAAGTCGTCAACGGCTACCTCATCCCGAAAGGGACTCAGGTGCTCATCAACGCGTGGGCCATGGGCAGAGACTCCACCATCTGGAACAATCCAGATGCCTTCCAACCCGAACGCTTCCTCGATAACAAGATCGACTTCAAAGGCCAAGATTACGAGCTCATTCCCTTCGGGTCGGGTCGGCGGGTCTGCCCCGGCATGCCCCTCGCCAACCGCATGCTGCACACCGTCACCGCCACGCTCGTTCACAACTTCGATTGGAAGCTCGAACGCCCCGATGCGCCCCTCGCCGAGCACCAGGGCGTGTTGTTTGGCTTCGCCGTGCGCAGGGCTGTGCCGCTCAGGATCGTTCCGTATAAGGCATGA